The DNA region AGAGACTGCCGGAGAAGAGCAGGATGCCGACCGCGAAGAGCAGTCCGGCGAGGCGCGCGGCGCGGCTCGCCCTACCATCTCCCGGCGTGTCGCCGATCAGCCAGGCGGCGATGAACAGCGCCAGTCCGTGCACCAGGTGATAGCGCACGCCGGTTTCGTAGACGGCGAGCAGGTCCGGCGTCAGGCGGTTGCGCAGGCCGTGGGCGCCGAACGCTCCCAGCGCGACACCGAAGGCCATGGCGATGGCGCCCAGCCGGATCAGGCGGCTGCGATCAGATGCGGACGACACCGTGCCTCCTCGTGAGGAACCAGGCGGCGGCCAGGCAGAGCAGGACGCCGTTGAGCGTGAGGGCGAGCGGCAGGCCGAGGCTCGTGACCAGCGCGCCGCTCGCGAGGCTGCCGAGCGGCATGCCGCCGCGGAAGGCCACCATGTAGATGCTCATGACCCGGCCGCGCATCTCGTCGGGCGCCACCAGTTGCACCAGCGAGGTGACGAACGAGGTCGTGATGATGGTCGACACGCCGGCCAGAAAGAGCAGCAGGTAGGTGAGGGGCAGCAGCCGTGACCACGCGATGGCGATCATCAGCACGCTGAACACCACCTGCAGGCGGAGCAGCACCGTGCCCATCCCGTCGAAGCGGCCGAGCCAGGCGACGCCGAGCGCGCCGACCACCGCGCCGGCGCCCGAGAACGACATCATGCGCGTGTAGGCGTCGACGCCCTGGCCGAACTCCTGCTGCGCCAGCACCGGCAGGAAGGTCTGCATCGGCAGGCCGAGGAACGTCTGCGCCGTGGCCACGACGATGAGCGAGACCAGCGTGGGGTTGCGCTTGACGTAGCCGAGGCCGCCGCGCATCTCGGTGAGCATCGGCCGGCTGGAGGCCGGTGGCACGTGCGGCACGCGCAACAGGAGCAGGGCGGCCACGACGGCGAGGAACGACAGCGCGTTGAGGCCGAAGCAGGCGGCCAGCCCGAGCGCCCCGAGCGCGGCGCCGGCGAGGATCGGGCCGACCACGCGCGACAGGTTGAACTGGATCGAGTTGAGCGCGACCGCGTTGGGCAGGTCCTTCTTCGGCACCAGCGACGGGATGAGCGACTGGTACGCCGGGCCGCCGAAGGCCTGCGCCAGGCCGGTGAGGCACGAGAGCGTCAGCACGTGCCAGATGCGCACCATGTCGAACCAGATCAGCCCGGCCAGCAGGGCCGCGGCCGTGAGCTGGACGAACTGGGAACTGATGAGCAGCAACCGCCGGTTGTGTCGGTCGGCGATTACGCCCCCGACCAGCGTGAAGAGCAGGATGGGCAACTCGCCCAGGAAGGAGTCCAGCCCGAGGTACCAGGCCGACCCGGTCAGCGACAGCACCAGCCAGTTCTGCGCCACCTTCTGCATCCACGTGCCGACCGTGGAGATGAAGGCCCCGATCCAGAGCGTCCGGAAGTCGCGCGACAGCAGCGCCGCGCCGAGGCGCCTGAGCACCGCCTGCAGAGCCGTCACGGGGGCGTCCGGGACGGCGGTTGGCGGTGGCGTGGCTGCGGGCGAAGACAATCCTGAAGAGGATACAATGCGCCTTCGCCAGGGCTCCGGCGCACCGGTGGCGCACGGCCCGGCGCACGGGCGCGGCCCCCAGCCCCGCCACGCCTCAGAGAGGACCGTCCGACGTGACCCCATCGACCACCCGACGAGACTTCATCCGCACCGTGGGCGCGAGCGCCGTGGCTGCCGCCGGCACCCTCGCGACCCCGGTCGGCGCCACCGCGCGTCCCGTGTCGACGCCGGCCAGGAGCCGGGTTCTCGGCGCCAACGACCGCATCAACGTCGGCTTCGTCGGCTGCGGCGGCCGCATGAACACGCACATCACCCACGTGATGAACCGCAACAAGGCCCGGGGCGACGTCCAGGCCGTGGCGGTCAACGACATCTGGGAGAAGCGCAAGCAGCTCGCCCGCGAGAAGAACGGCGTCGACGAGAAGGCCGTCTACCACGATTTCCGCGAGCTCGTGACGCGTCCCGACATCGATGCGGTGGTGATTTCCTCGCCCGACCACTGGCACTTCGCGCACGCGATGGCGGCGCTCGAGGCCGGCAAGGACGTCTACCTCGAGAAGCCGATGACCTACACGGTCGACGAGGCGCGCAAGATCGCCGAGTACGTCAAGGCCAACGGGCGGATCCTGCAGGTGGGCAGCCAGTACACCTCCCTCGATCACTTCCACAAGGCGAAGAAGGCGATCGAGGACGGGCTGATCGGCGAGGTGGTGTGGGCGTCGGGCGGCTTCGGGCGCAACAGCACCAAGCGCGGCAACGAGTGGAACTACAGGATCGATCCGGACGCGAACCCGTCGAACCTCGACTGGAAGGCCTTCATCGGCAACGCCCCCAAGCGTGACTGGGACCCGGCGCGCTACTTCCGGTGGCGCAAGTACTGGGACTACTCGGGCGGCATCGCGACCGACCTCTTCTACCACACGGTCTCGCCCATCCTGATGACCGTCGGCCCGGAGTTCCCCCTGCGCGTCACCGCCAGTGGCGGCATCTACGTGCAGAAGGACCGCGAGGTGCCCGACACGTTCTTCATGAACGTCGACTACAGCGACTGGACGATGCAGCTGGCC from Luteitalea sp. TBR-22 includes:
- a CDS encoding DUF423 domain-containing protein gives rise to the protein MAFGVALGAFGAHGLRNRLTPDLLAVYETGVRYHLVHGLALFIAAWLIGDTPGDGRASRAARLAGLLFAVGILLFSGSLYLLALTGVRTFGAITPLGGVAWIAAWTILALRVRW
- a CDS encoding MFS transporter, which gives rise to MTALQAVLRRLGAALLSRDFRTLWIGAFISTVGTWMQKVAQNWLVLSLTGSAWYLGLDSFLGELPILLFTLVGGVIADRHNRRLLLISSQFVQLTAAALLAGLIWFDMVRIWHVLTLSCLTGLAQAFGGPAYQSLIPSLVPKKDLPNAVALNSIQFNLSRVVGPILAGAALGALGLAACFGLNALSFLAVVAALLLLRVPHVPPASSRPMLTEMRGGLGYVKRNPTLVSLIVVATAQTFLGLPMQTFLPVLAQQEFGQGVDAYTRMMSFSGAGAVVGALGVAWLGRFDGMGTVLLRLQVVFSVLMIAIAWSRLLPLTYLLLFLAGVSTIITTSFVTSLVQLVAPDEMRGRVMSIYMVAFRGGMPLGSLASGALVTSLGLPLALTLNGVLLCLAAAWFLTRRHGVVRI
- a CDS encoding Gfo/Idh/MocA family protein codes for the protein MTPSTTRRDFIRTVGASAVAAAGTLATPVGATARPVSTPARSRVLGANDRINVGFVGCGGRMNTHITHVMNRNKARGDVQAVAVNDIWEKRKQLAREKNGVDEKAVYHDFRELVTRPDIDAVVISSPDHWHFAHAMAALEAGKDVYLEKPMTYTVDEARKIAEYVKANGRILQVGSQYTSLDHFHKAKKAIEDGLIGEVVWASGGFGRNSTKRGNEWNYRIDPDANPSNLDWKAFIGNAPKRDWDPARYFRWRKYWDYSGGIATDLFYHTVSPILMTVGPEFPLRVTASGGIYVQKDREVPDTFFMNVDYSDWTMQLACSVTSGKGAPLVFHGSQGTIMVAEDSESFQNTEMVVIPDRDYKDDFMKKTGAEELRIPVQPFVRGEHPHMDDFLEAMRTRQKPNLDADLGYKAMAAIAGGVTAYRKNKVVGFDAKSEKLT